In Fundulus heteroclitus isolate FHET01 chromosome 8, MU-UCD_Fhet_4.1, whole genome shotgun sequence, a genomic segment contains:
- the barhl1b gene encoding barH-like homeobox 1b, with protein sequence MEASANGSSFGIDSLLSHRPGSPLSKGDGLLSGECRSPLEFSPRSDVESGCSSPPSPRRECVEEAVQRQVHGAGLPPHLQHAQISAGAQQRTVTSSFLIRDILADCKPLAACAPYSSNGQPTQEAGRLASKIADEFIEKIHSNSSSDSEYKVKEEGDREISSSRDSPQVRLKKPRKARTAFTDHQLAQLERSFERQKYLSVQDRMELAASLNLTDTQVKTWYQNRRTKWKRQTAVGLELLAEAGNYSALQRMFPSPYFYPQSLVSNLDPGAALYLYRGPSAPPPALQRPLVPRILLHGLQGGGEPPPPPPPPLPPMSGVLPRPAQQR encoded by the exons ATGGAGGCGTCCGCCAATGGGTCCAGTTTCGGCATTGACTCGCTGCTGTCCCACCGGCCGGGGAGCCCGCTGTCCAAGGGGGACGGTCTGCTGTCGGGGGAGTGCCGCTCGCCGCTGGAGTTCAGCCCCAGGTCGGACGTGGAGAGCGGCTGCTCGTCGCCTCCGTCGCCCAGGAGGGAGTGCGTCGAGGAGGCAGTCCAGAGGCAGGTGCACGGCGCGGGGCTGCCGCCGCACCTGCAGCACGCACAGATCTCCGCGGGCGCGCAGCAGCGGACCGTGACGTCCTCCTTCCTCATCAGGGACATCCTGGCGGACTGCAAGCCGCTGGCCGCCTGCGCGCCCTACTCCAGCAACGGGCAGCCGACGCAGGAGGCCGGCAGGCTGGCCTCCAAAATAGCGGACGAGTTCATCGAAAAGATCCACAGCAACTCCTCGTCGGACAGCGAGTATAAAG TGAAAGAGGAGGGGGACCGGGAGATCTCCAGCAGCAGGGACAGTCCCCAGGTCCGACTGAAGAAGCCCAGGAAGGCCCGCACGGCCTTCACGGACCACCAGCTGGCGCAGCTGGAGCGCAGCTTCGAGCGCCAGAAGTACCTGAGCGTCCAGGACCGAATGGAGCTGGCGGCCTCACTCAACCTCACCGACACGCAGGTCAAGACCTGGTACCAGAACCGGAG GACAAAGTGGAAGCGGCAGACTGCGGTCGGGCTGGAGCTGCTGGCGGAAGCGGGGAACTACTCCGCCCTGCAGAGGATGTTCCCGTCCCCGTATTTCTACCCGCAGAGCCTGGTGTCCAACCTGGACCCCGGGGCGGCCTTGTACCTGTACAGGGGTCCCTCGGCGCCCCCGCCGGCCCTACAGAGACCCCTGGTCCCGCGCATCCTGCTGCACGGCCTGCAGGGGGGCGGagagccgccgccgcctccgccgcctccTCTTCCACCCATGTCCGGAGTGCTGCCCCGGCCTGCGCAGCAGCGGTGA